The Primulina eburnea isolate SZY01 chromosome 8, ASM2296580v1, whole genome shotgun sequence genome contains a region encoding:
- the LOC140838302 gene encoding uncharacterized protein isoform X3, with protein MEPDPRDPMNQCSLQSLRESCDKYCDEYCDGRDCPCHGWMTLTEFSDDEMEDLRNAATQKNFDLENVWKLNFVALYFFMTFTAKNAETDECLVFRGVVHALSHEVYLCEVKETGDIGIPSDHVEHHSPHTWDPKKILY; from the exons ATGGAACCGGATCCGCGTGATCCAATGAATCAATGCTCGTTGCAAAGCCTGCGTGAG TCTTGCGATAAATATTGTGATGAATATTGTGATGGACGTGATTGTCCGTGCCATGGATGGATGACGTTGACAGAGTTTTCTGACGATGAGATGGAAGACCTCAGGAACGCGGCAACA CAAAAGAATTTCGATCTCGAGAATGTTTGGAAGCTCAACTTCGTAGCTTTATATTTCTTCATGACATTCACGGCCAAGAATGCTGAAACTGATGAGTGCCTTGTTTTTCGAGGTGTTGTTCATGCATTGAGTCATGAAGTATACCTTTGTGAGGTCAAG GAAACCGGTGACATTGGGATTCCGAGTGACCATGTTGAACATCACTCCCCTCACACATG GGACCCGAAGAAAATTCTATACTGA
- the LOC140838302 gene encoding uncharacterized protein isoform X2 has product MEPDPRDPMNQCSLQSLRESCDKYCDEYCDGRDCPCHGWMTLTEFSDDEMEDLRNAATVALNIYNQKEQKNFDLENVWKLNFVALYFFMTFTAKNAETDECLVFRGVVHALSHEVYLCEVKETGDIGIPSDHVEHHSPHTWDPKKILY; this is encoded by the exons ATGGAACCGGATCCGCGTGATCCAATGAATCAATGCTCGTTGCAAAGCCTGCGTGAG TCTTGCGATAAATATTGTGATGAATATTGTGATGGACGTGATTGTCCGTGCCATGGATGGATGACGTTGACAGAGTTTTCTGACGATGAGATGGAAGACCTCAGGAACGCGGCAACAGTAGCCTTAAATATCTACAATCAGAAAGAA CAAAAGAATTTCGATCTCGAGAATGTTTGGAAGCTCAACTTCGTAGCTTTATATTTCTTCATGACATTCACGGCCAAGAATGCTGAAACTGATGAGTGCCTTGTTTTTCGAGGTGTTGTTCATGCATTGAGTCATGAAGTATACCTTTGTGAGGTCAAG GAAACCGGTGACATTGGGATTCCGAGTGACCATGTTGAACATCACTCCCCTCACACATG GGACCCGAAGAAAATTCTATACTGA
- the LOC140838302 gene encoding uncharacterized protein isoform X1 — MEPDPRDPMNQCSLQSLRESCDKYCDEYCDGRDCPCHGWMTLTEFSDDEMEDLRNAATVALNIYNQKEVQKNFDLENVWKLNFVALYFFMTFTAKNAETDECLVFRGVVHALSHEVYLCEVKETGDIGIPSDHVEHHSPHTWDPKKILY, encoded by the exons ATGGAACCGGATCCGCGTGATCCAATGAATCAATGCTCGTTGCAAAGCCTGCGTGAG TCTTGCGATAAATATTGTGATGAATATTGTGATGGACGTGATTGTCCGTGCCATGGATGGATGACGTTGACAGAGTTTTCTGACGATGAGATGGAAGACCTCAGGAACGCGGCAACAGTAGCCTTAAATATCTACAATCAGAAAGAAGTA CAAAAGAATTTCGATCTCGAGAATGTTTGGAAGCTCAACTTCGTAGCTTTATATTTCTTCATGACATTCACGGCCAAGAATGCTGAAACTGATGAGTGCCTTGTTTTTCGAGGTGTTGTTCATGCATTGAGTCATGAAGTATACCTTTGTGAGGTCAAG GAAACCGGTGACATTGGGATTCCGAGTGACCATGTTGAACATCACTCCCCTCACACATG GGACCCGAAGAAAATTCTATACTGA
- the LOC140837661 gene encoding uncharacterized protein, translating to MKDLNMTTTVSGGSQCRRATDRAVDIVDPQKIRTKGCGKRLKSSKEKATTQGRKCRGCGRRGMQHDKRNCPNLQDGSTINNKNEEESSDDEDFGSIDGSNNWI from the exons ATGAAAGATTTGAATATGACTACAACAGTAAGCGGTGGAAGTCAATGTAGAAGAGCCACAGATAGGGCTGTTGATATCGTTGATCCTCAAAAAATTAGAACAAAGGGATGTGGGAAGAGATTAAAGTCATCAAAGGAGAAGGCAACCACACAGGGAAGAAAATGTCGTGGGTGTGGACGCCGAGGTATGCAGCATGACAAGCGTAACTGTCCAAATTTGCAAGACGG GTCaactattaataataaaaacgaAGAAGAAAGCTCAGATGACGAAGATTTTGGATCGATAGATG GTTCTAACAACTGGATTTGA
- the LOC140838304 gene encoding uncharacterized protein produces the protein MHSNAQQKNKQANFMRKMCPNFDREDGLETVLEVPIPEDMFTRMGNNVAVRWQNMATWMKAQTSDKWSSPIIAGRYNELSFLLYFVGSPLIPMQVQLDQSIHRPVKHASIEASTAKYIVQQYIAATGGQPALNAVNSMCAIGQVKISASDFHQGDNESVKVTSTEEAGGFVLWQKNPDKWCLELLISGCKVISGSNGKIAWRQSSNQQRPMSKGPPRPLRRFLQGLDPRSIANLFIDAVCIGEKIINDQDCFILKLDASQSTLEAQNSPKSEIIHHTIWGYFSQRSGLLVKLEDSRLLTVKTSKDDGDVFWETSMESVIEGYKYVDNVNIAHSGKTFVTVFRYGEQSANHKRELEESWKIEEVDFNVSGLNSEFFMPPN, from the exons ATGCATTCCAACGCACAGCAGAAGAACAAACAAGCGAATTTCATGCGAAAAATGTGCCCGAATTTCGACCGGGAAGATGGGCTGGAGACTGTGCTTGAGGTGCCGATCCCGGAGGACATGTTCACCAGGATGGGGAATAATGTGGCCGTGCGGTGGCAGAACATGGCGACGTGGATGAAAGCTCAGACTTCCGATAAGTGGTCCTCGCCGATCATTGCCGGAAGATACAACGAATTGAGCTTTCTTCTGTATTTTGTGGGATCTCCTCTTATACCTATGCAAGTGCAGTTGGATCAATCCATACATCGTCCCGTTAAACATGCTTCCATT GAAGCTTCAACAGCCAAATACATAGTACAACAATACATAGCTGCAACAGGAGGGCAACCGGCACTGAACGCAGTAAACAGCATGTGTGCGATAGGACAGGTTAAGATCAGTGCATCAGATTTTCATCAAGGTGATAATGAAAGTGTAAAGGTCACGAGCACGGAGGAAGCGGGAGGCTTCGTGCTGTGGCAGAAGAATCCCGACAAGTGGTGTTTAGAGCTGCTGATTTCGGGATGCAAGGTTATATCAGGAAGCAATGGCAAGATTGCTTGGAGACAGTCCTCGAATCAGCAAAGGCCAATGTCGAAGGGTCCTCCTAGACCTTTACGTCGATTCTTACAG GGCCTGGATCCACGTTCAATAGCCAATTTGTTCATCGATGCAGTATGCATTGGCGAAAAAATAATAAACGACCAAGATTGCTTCATACTAAAGCTAGATGCAAGCCAATCTACATTAGAAGCACAGAACAGCCCGAAATCCGAAATCATTCATCACACTATATGGGGATACTTTAGCCAAAGATCCGGCCTTCTGGTTAAGTTAGAGGATTCCAGATTACTCACAGTAAAAACCAGTAAAGATGATGGGGACGTTTTCTGGGAAACGAGCATGGAATCTGTGATCGAAGGCTACAAGTATGTAGATAATGTGAATATTGCACATAGTGGGAAGACATTTGTCACTGTTTTTAGATATGGGGAGCAATCTGCAAATCACAAAAGGGAATTGGAAGAATCCTGGAAAATCGAAGAGGTCGATTTCAATGTTTCCGGTTTGAATTCTGAATTCTTCATGCCTCCCAACTGA